DNA from Granulicella cerasi:
GTCGTCGGTGTTGTACTCGACCTTGATGTAACAGTAGGCACAACCCATCACAGATGGGTAATCGCGAGTCCCGTTCGGAGACACGTAGGTGTTCCATGTAGGGTCGTTGTTGGTGAGACCTTGAATGTAGTCACCGAAGGCCTGGTCACCAAAGCGAGGGACAACGTAGACACCACGATGACCTGACACCGCATTGGCGAAACTGTACTGCTGACCGTTTGGTCCGGTGTAGGTCACACCGTTGCCACCACCACCGAAGCCATCTCCGTTACGAACGACGTAGTCGCCATCAGTTCCTGTGAAGTACAGCCGGCGACCGTCCAAGTACATCGCATGAAACGATGTGATTTCGTGACACGCATACACAATGACGAGGTTGTACTGGTCTTTGGAACCGCCTGTGGTGGACTCGTAAATCTCCACACCACCAACTCTCTGAGTTCCGTAAATGACCCGTCGAGGTGCTGCCGACTGCCGGATGGTACTCATGATTCCGTTGTTCGACTGGAACAATGAAGCGATCTGAGTTAACTCTGCGGATGCACCACTGAGAACCATCGGCAACCATAAAGTCCCGACGAATCCACCAACAGGTGAAGCGAGCAGAGCGACGCCAGCCGCAATCTCGATCATTCCGGCGACGGATATAGCCTTGCCCATGAAGAAACTCCAATTGAAAAGCCACCCGAAGGTGGCGTATGTGATGAATGTGTGTCTAGTTGGCGGGGACGTGCCATGCACGTTGAATCGAGCTGAGTGGTAAGCGGATGAATCCCGTCTCTGCCATAGCGGCTACGTAGCGACCAGAGAGGTCGATGATTCCAGCGATGAGTTGTTCGCCGTTGAGACAGGCGACGATATCGCCACGCTTCGCCATCAAGGGCTGAGGAGAGCCATCGGACTTTACCCATTCGGTCATACCGTACTTCGTGGCACACCACGCGAAAGCATCGGCGACAGTGGAGCCACCGGTGACGGTTTTGATCAGTGCGAAAGCCGAGGCTTCGTCGGTGTATTTACCTCTGAACTCTTCGGCGATGTCCACGCCGGTCATCGTGAGAGCCGCGCCAGCGGCGAAGAGACAACAGTCCAGCGTTCCCCAAACGAAGGGCTTGGAATAGCAGGACAAGAGGTAGTCGGGAAGCTCTTTGGTGAGCCACGTTGATGATCGTTGCATGTACGTTATCCCCAAGTGTTCGCGGTGTCGATGAGCGAGGTAATCCAGTCGAAGCCGTTGTCGTTAGGCCACTTCATTCGTTGATCTACAGCCGTGTAAAGCGAACGATGCGGACGTTGCAGATTGGTCAAAGCGTTCTCTAAGGCGAGCGTGACGGTGATGTCGTCGGAGTTCTCGGTGATGGTTGGTTGATCGACAAGACCGGAGAAGATGACCAGAGCATCGATGACGGTTGAACCTGACAGGCAAGCGAGAAGGATGCGAGCGGGAAGTCCGGTCACGATGTCGGTCATGCAATCCGCGTATAACGTCGGATCAACACCTGTAAGGGTGAGTGTGGTGCCTGCGGCTTCAACAGTGGTGTTCTCTGTGATCGTGCCGACCTTACCGAGGGAACCAACGCCTAGATAGGTGTTGCCGTTCCATGTGATTTGGCCGATGCCCGTGTGGACGAAGTATGTCCCACTCTTGAACGTGAGTTCGATGAGGATGGCTGGCCGTAGAACGCGTGCCGTGAGTGCCGCGCGCATGGCTGTGGAGAGATTTCTCATCAGCGAGCCTCCACGACGGTTAAAGTCAGAGCACCGTAACGAGTCTCATCGATAGTGATTGATTGCTTGTTGTCGCTCATCCTGAATAGTCCACGAGGGTTGTTCAAGATGATGGCCTGACCATCCGTTACCGCTTCTCTGAGCGAAGGCCACAGGCTGATAGTGGCGTCACCGTTGGCGTCTGAGTTCACGACGTCGATCACGCGATGAAGGCGATAGCCAACTTGCAGATAGTCGCCGGGGAGAAGTAAGCGATAGCTATTCGGTGTCCAACCTTTGGTGCTGAGCGTCGTCGCCATCGCGGACTGTGCACCATTGACGACCGGAACACCTTTAACGGTTCCTTGAGGATGTTTGTACGAAGGGTCACCAATCAAAAAGGTGTTGAGCTTTCCACGACACTCAGCGAGGAACCCTTGCCACGTCGGTATCTGTTGGGGC
Protein-coding regions in this window:
- a CDS encoding DUF6950 family protein, with the protein product MQRSSTWLTKELPDYLLSCYSKPFVWGTLDCCLFAAGAALTMTGVDIAEEFRGKYTDEASAFALIKTVTGGSTVADAFAWCATKYGMTEWVKSDGSPQPLMAKRGDIVACLNGEQLIAGIIDLSGRYVAAMAETGFIRLPLSSIQRAWHVPAN